A single Cryptosporangium aurantiacum DNA region contains:
- a CDS encoding SDR family oxidoreductase, which translates to MSEQTIALVTGANKGIGFEIAAGLGALGWSVGVGARDDARREAAVEKLRAGGVDAFGVPLDVISDASVTAAARLIEDRTGRLDVLVNNAGITGGMAQEPTTADLDVVRAAVETNVIGVIRVTDTFLPLLRRSASPRIVNMSSTVGSLTRQSAADVETGPLSMAYAPSKTFLNAVTVQYAKALADTGILINAGCPGYTATDLNGFRGFRTPEQGAAIAIKLATLPADGPTGGFFDDEGVIPW; encoded by the coding sequence ATGAGCGAGCAGACAATCGCGCTGGTCACCGGCGCCAACAAGGGAATCGGATTCGAGATCGCGGCCGGTCTGGGGGCGCTCGGGTGGAGCGTCGGCGTCGGCGCCCGGGACGACGCTCGGCGGGAGGCCGCCGTCGAAAAGTTGCGGGCGGGCGGTGTGGACGCGTTCGGCGTCCCACTCGACGTGATCTCTGACGCGAGCGTGACCGCTGCCGCGCGGCTGATCGAGGACCGCACCGGCCGACTGGACGTGCTGGTCAACAACGCCGGCATCACCGGCGGCATGGCGCAGGAACCGACCACGGCCGACCTCGACGTTGTGCGGGCAGCCGTGGAGACCAACGTCATCGGCGTCATCCGAGTCACCGACACGTTCCTGCCACTGCTGCGCCGCTCGGCGTCACCGCGGATCGTCAACATGTCGAGCACCGTCGGATCACTCACCCGGCAGAGCGCGGCCGACGTCGAGACCGGCCCGCTGAGCATGGCGTACGCGCCGTCGAAGACGTTCCTCAACGCCGTCACGGTCCAGTACGCCAAGGCGCTGGCCGATACCGGCATCCTCATCAACGCCGGGTGCCCCGGTTACACCGCGACCGACCTCAACGGCTTCCGCGGTTTCCGCACGCCCGAGCAGGGTGCGGCGATCGCGATCAAACTCGCGACGCTGCCCGCCGACGGCCCGACCGGAGGATTCTTCGACGACGAGGGCGTCATTCCCTGGTGA